A single region of the Chryseobacterium sp. 6424 genome encodes:
- a CDS encoding citrate synthase, with amino-acid sequence MSDNKVVLNYDGNSYEYPIVESTIGDRGIDISKLRDQTGLITLDLGYKNTGATLSDITYLDGDNGELYYRGYPIEQIAEKSNFTEVMYLLLHGELPNQDQFQNFQKGINKYNFVADEMKKILDVFPRSAHPMGVLSSLTSALTAFNPKAVDVSSKEDLDHAAEMLIAKFSHLCAWTYRKKLGLPINHGDNSLNYVENFYRMCFRRPNEEFQMDPVVVDALDKLLILHADHEQNCSTSTVRMVGSAHTGLFASVSAGISALWGPLHGGANQAVIEMLEMIENDGGNVAKYVEKAKNKEDNFRLMGFGHRVYKNFDPRATIIKKAADDILNSLGIEDKALDIAMQLEKVALEDDYFVSKKLYPNVDFYSGIIYRALGIPTEMFTVMFALGRLPGWISQWKEMRLHNDPIGRPRQVYQGAQKRDYVDLSAR; translated from the coding sequence ATGTCAGATAATAAAGTAGTACTAAACTACGACGGTAATTCTTACGAATACCCGATTGTAGAAAGCACCATTGGTGACAGAGGAATCGATATTTCCAAGCTGCGCGATCAGACCGGGCTTATTACCCTGGATTTGGGATACAAAAACACGGGCGCCACCCTCAGCGACATCACTTATCTTGATGGCGACAATGGCGAACTGTATTACCGTGGATACCCGATAGAACAGATTGCCGAGAAATCAAACTTTACCGAAGTGATGTACCTGCTCCTGCATGGGGAATTACCTAACCAGGACCAGTTTCAGAACTTCCAGAAAGGCATCAACAAATACAATTTCGTAGCCGATGAAATGAAGAAGATCCTCGACGTGTTCCCGCGTTCCGCGCACCCGATGGGCGTACTTTCTTCCCTTACATCAGCACTTACCGCTTTCAATCCAAAAGCCGTTGACGTTTCTTCAAAAGAAGACCTCGACCACGCTGCCGAAATGCTCATCGCCAAGTTCTCGCACCTTTGCGCATGGACTTACCGTAAAAAACTCGGTTTACCGATCAACCACGGTGATAATAGCCTCAATTATGTAGAGAACTTCTACAGAATGTGCTTCCGCAGACCAAACGAAGAGTTCCAGATGGATCCTGTAGTTGTTGACGCGTTAGATAAGCTATTAATTCTCCATGCCGATCACGAACAGAACTGCTCAACTTCCACCGTTAGGATGGTAGGTTCTGCACACACAGGTTTGTTCGCGTCAGTTTCCGCAGGTATTTCCGCACTTTGGGGGCCATTGCACGGAGGTGCCAACCAAGCGGTGATTGAAATGCTCGAAATGATTGAAAATGATGGCGGTAACGTAGCCAAATATGTAGAAAAAGCCAAGAATAAAGAAGACAACTTCCGTCTCATGGGCTTCGGACACCGTGTTTACAAGAACTTCGATCCCCGCGCAACCATCATCAAGAAAGCGGCAGACGATATCCTGAACTCTTTAGGCATCGAAGACAAAGCGCTTGACATTGCCATGCAACTCGAAAAAGTAGCGCTTGAAGATGACTATTTCGTAAGCAAAAAGCTTTATCCAAACGTAGATTTCTATTCCGGCATCATCTACAGAGCCTTGGGCATCCCTACAGAGATGTTCACCGTGATGTTCGCCCTAGGCAGACTTCCGGGGTGGATTTCCCAGTGGAAAGAGATGCGTCTGCACAACGACCCTATCGGCCGTCCAAGACAGGTGTACCAGGGCGCGCAGAAACGCGACTATGTAGACCTCAGCGCAAGATAA